In Engraulis encrasicolus isolate BLACKSEA-1 chromosome 2, IST_EnEncr_1.0, whole genome shotgun sequence, the sequence TGGTCCTGCTCAGCATTGACCTCGGTGTGGATCCATCTACCTGCTGATACGGTGTGTGATCAGCTACTGAGGAGCAAACTGCAGGGCTCTAGCTCTGAGGACGGAGGACGAACGAGaataagacagacacagagggctGAGCAACTCTGCTACAGCTGTCTAAAGCAAGTGCTATGAGGAGTGTCACCTGTCCAGCAGTCTCTTTCGAGAACACCAAACACTACCACACTTCAATCCACAGTAACAGCTTGAAGACTGAAGAGTAACGGCTGTTTTTCACAACGCAACAGGTCCTGATAATTATTCTGCAATGCTGTTGCTGGGAGGAGGTGGCTTTAAGGGGTCTCTTATGTTCAGTTCAGGCCTTCAGGAACCTCCAGGCCAGAGTGTGTGAGGAGCTCCCCATCCCAGAGTGCGAAAGCTGGGCAGAGTGGCCCACGGAACGGGGCCCTGATGGTGTGGATGACTTTGTTCTTCTGCGTGTCGACCAGGCTCAGTCGGCCTGCTTCATAATCCAACAGCACTCCAACTCGGTCGGGTTTCCCTATCACGGGCACTGGCACCATTTTGTTGGTGGTCATGGCAAGCCACTTGCGCTGAGCGTAGGCGAACACCCATGACGTGTTGTTGGTACCGATACATTCGTGGCGGGACATGGCCGCTTCTGCCACACCTACCCGAAACTCTTGAGACTTGCGGACGGTCACTTCCCAGTAGTGGCGCCCGGAGGTGATTTGACTGTCGCCGAACACCACGGCCCAGTCATGGAAGCGCTCGGGGTTGTTCCGAACATGACTCGGGTCAAGACCCAGGATGCGGTAGATCACAGCTGTGTCCCGCTTGAAGAGGTCCAGGCTGCTGTGTGCCGTTTTTTCATCTAATTTGAACTGAAGGTCTGTgaggaaaaaacacacagaaaaaccaCACATAGTAAAAACGGGGTATGCTAGGAAATGATGATGACCAACTTAAATACAAATTAGTGAACTTAAAAAAGTCTAATGTGTGCAGAGGTGACTCTGtggtcagctggggccccaagcaaaattcAAAGGAATTAACATTTTTAACAAAATTGTCACTACTGTAgaaaagtgtgggctgttattcaccattTTGGAGCTTGGGGCGGCTGCCTGCctatagcctggtgacaagatgcgcctctgaatgTGTGTCTCCCAGTTTTTGCATAATGATACATTATATACGAAAACACCAACATGCAAAGACACCACCATCATCCACAACACATTGCCAATGCCAACACAATTAATCCTCAGACACGACCCTCTAAAAAATGAATGCGCGTGAGGATAATGGCAACTATCAACCTGGATGTCCTGGCACGGAGTGAGGTATGGCATGTCATAAAAGGTGCGAAGGTGCCAGCTGGAGAGCTTTTGTCACCCATCACGCTCGTGTGCTCTATTTTTAAAGACTGTTTAGATCAATGGTAAAGTATGCAGGTACTTATGAAATCACTGACagacagtggaaaataaatcaaccTTCAGCGATCGTTATATGATATCATAGCCTGACCTCTATATTGTAGCTTGCTTGCTAGCTGTGCCCGCTAACgtttacagtagcctatttgcATTGAAGGGAGTGTGTCATTGGTCAAATCACGCTGTAGTTACTCACTATTGATTGCGGTAGCACTGACAAAACACCTCCTGTTTGTCAAAAGCATCCGACGAGGTTGTCGGAAGAGCAAGTTGCCCACTGTCCGCCCCGCTAAACGGCAACCTGCCATGCTCAGAGGCAACGCCATCTTTCCCCACACATGAGATGTTTTTGTTCATCTGGTTTTGAATGTCTGCAGGCAAGCGCTTCTTGCCCACTGCTGCCCTCCATCGGCGCAGAAATGTTAAGCACTGCTCAGGATCAACCCAGAGTTTCCTATCAAGGGCTCTGGATCAACCTAGCTTAATTTCCCCAGCAttaatttaaataataataataataataataataaaaaaagacagtAGCCTACTACAACATAGGCATGGGACCTACATACTGGCCCCAGGGTATGGAAgataattatttattattatttacagttAATTGCTACCGTCACTATTATAATTAttgtctattattgtaatgtctccCATTCTATTTTTATAATACTTTTGTCTACAtgataaatgttcaatgttaatgtTCTTTTGTATTTAGTATTATTAATCAGGTAGgctattgttaccagtccatcactgtgacctgtcttgcacttttcattttccttgtatgactggtgcatatgaagaaagtaacaataaaagctgacttgacttgacttgaagacaACGTCGGAGCTCATTTAAAAATGGCAGAGTAATGAAATCACACCACTGCGTCTGGACCCAGAGCCATGTCTGGAGTCTGGACCATGACCACATTTACATGATGTTCTTGATTCCGAATGAGTAATTCATAATCAAATAGTTTTGTCGAGTTTACACTGACATttaatttaattccaaattgtgaagtacctgtttacatgatgttttcaaagcgtaaTTATTTCTATTCCGCTTTTTTTCCTTCAGAATTAAATGTTTTATGTATGTCTACATGAGGCCTTGGTGTTTTTAAGAATAAAGTTAAGGGTGTCCCTACCTAACCTAAATCCAAGGTAATATGATTATTATTAGTCTCACTGGTCTACTAAAGCCTTGTGTGTTTTCTCATCTGTGATAAACCAGTGCACGTTTGTCTGCACGTGCTCCACATGGTAACACTGCATGGGCCTAGGCCTAACCTAATTTATTTACAACTGTCATAGTGGCGAGTGGCTGTGTGGTACTTCAAATCATTTTCATTGGGCAGCCAGTGCAGTTTCCCCTTTCTCTTGGCTCTGTGCTCTGCTCTTGACCACATCAGAGGACGTCCAAAGTTTGTGGTTGCCAAATGTATTGAAATGTAACCCCTAAAGCCTCTTGCTGGCGTATGTGAATGAAATCAAATGTATTGTCATGTTAATTTAAAGTAAGACAGCCATTATGGTGGACTTTTGGCATGGTAAAGTGTTAACTGATTAATTTTAGAATAATGCCAAAGCAAGCTATTTCCTGATTAATTTTGCACAGATATTAAGAAAAGACGGAGCAGTGTACTTTTCAGTGTGGTCTGTCCAGATTGGCTTTGTCAATTCTGGATTTACaaacaatttttattttattttgctgtgGCCTACaaatgatacagtaggcctaaatcaaTACTTGGCCAGTCCAAACAGTGCCcactttaaaaaatttttttttaaaagcagacCTAATGCTGGGTGTGATCAGAAGTCAGTCTTTGTGGCACACTGGCACAATTTCAAATGTGAATCCTTGCAGTGGTAGCTCATTTTTggcagtcaagtgcaaagaaatcccgcacactgtccattccaccaacaaacattaatacaacgtttcggtcatccgaccttcttcaggtaaagtttacttgaagaaggtcggatgaccgaaacgttgtattaaagtttgttggtggaatggacagtgtgagggatttctttgcacttaactgacaaccccgctgggataacatcctacgcacctgcccaactacagaggtgtgcaaaagcgtctttattgagcACATTTTTGGCATCATATAATTTGTGGAAAAAGTGTTGCCTCACTCACTGCCATACATGTGCTCATGACAGCCACTGCATCATATTGGCAGAGGAGAAAATTAATCAAATCAGTCACACGCATAAGAACTTTTACTGTCAAATGTCCCTTCTGTGCTGTGCACCTATGTGGTCAGCAACAACAATACTGAAATAGGTTGCATCATAATTTATTGCTAGAATAGGGCACGTACACCCTCAATGTGCCAATAGAACATTCGCCACATCATTAGACAGTCAGCACCTGGTCAagtcaagttttttttatttctggaGGACATTTCCTTGCTTTGCTGTTGTAGTCAACTCAAGTTTCAGGACTTTTGTTTTAAAACTGATGCTatcaaaaaaaatcataacaGAATAAATTAATCCTAAAAAGGTTTATTGCTCACCACTGTGATGTAGAGTAAACTAGCCTCATACATCATTACGTCGTTGTCACTCTGTCATTGTGCCGCCTGGACAACCTCTTATGAACAAGGATTTTCTACCTGTCATTACAGTTAATTGAAATAACATTTGGATGATTACATTATGTGCACCTAGCAAGCATTTCTAAAGCCAGGTATGGCTATGTAAACTTTCTGTGACTGAACTAATTACCCTAATTAAAAACCCTAAACTCTAATCCTaactaatatacagtataaggtagttcaaatgtgcctgcacatactgtgttgcatatgagtgtgagctgtttcattagcCTGGGCCCACTCACACAGAATTTAATGTTCAGATCTTGGTATGCTGGTATGCTGGTATgcataatggtgtatgtgggccaactgcaatacacatttgaaatgatctcgcaggccgaataaaatgactcgtGGGTCCCCCCCACCTGAGTATGACATCCCTGCTCTCtaggttcaagtcaagtcaagttagtcaagtcagcttttactgtcagttttttcatatgcacaggtcatacaaggaaatttaaATTATGTTTCTAGGTTACTAGGTTATCAGCTTCTCTAGGTTCTGCGCAATGATTTGAAGGCATAGCTTAATTGGTGTGGCGCCCGCTGTGTGCCATGTGATCACAATGAAAAATGGGAAACATTTTCACTTTTCCACAATTTCTAAGAACTGCTGCATTGCTCCTCCTAAACTACTGTACTATTGTGCTAGCCTGGCTAAATGttaatatttagtctggccccgatcaatgagacattggaagaactgtgtctgtgcctattggccaacgctttgacGTCACTCGACACAAagattcaaatcaaatcaaaacaaatctgctgcgttatgattggccagccagtttcagggcctgagGCATTGTCCGAGGTAAGACCAACTCGCAGGCATAAATAATtgtggccgctggcgggtggggctagtttactcgGCTACTACTCTGCCTGGGAGCCAGCAGCACCATGTCTGCACGAACAGTTTCCCTCCATTGTGTCCACGTGTTGACTCCCTGCTCTCTTCATGCAACACTAAAGCCAATATATTATTTATGCTGTTTGTGTTATGTTTGTATGGCTTCTTGTGTGTCTTAACTGTGTCATAGCGTTGCTGCTGAGGATATTTTCTCTGTCGGCTGCATAACAAATTGCTCCCCTGTGTAAAATGTTCGCCACAGTACCGCTCCCGTGGGTAAAATGAAGACACCTTgacctgatgctgatgctgaaacCTTCCATCAGGAGGGTCAAAGGTCATGTGGTGAAGTCTCCACTTTGACAGGTGAGTTGAGTAGTGGGCAATTAGTTCTGTCCCCATATACAGTACCTAGTGATTCTCTGGTGCCTTTGTGTCCTCCACTACCCATTTTGATTCTGCTTGACTTTCTCCAAGACACTGATGAATTTTACATTCACCTGCCTTAAAGGCCTGAATTTATGCCTTGGTGTTTTATGCACATGTATATAAGTCTCCAATggcactttggtgtgtgtgtgtgtgtgtgtgtgtgtgtgtgtgtgtgtgtgtgtgcgtgcgtgcgtgcgtgcgtgcgtgtgtgcatgtgtgtgtgtgtgcatgcgtgcgtgcgcatgtgtggcaAATGTGTACATGCAGGTCAATAgacaccagcaccagcagaggGCCTTTTGACAACTCCCTTGCACTGATAGTAGTGAGAGAGTCAGTCATAGAACCTACTGTAAAATGACTAACCCTGGGTAAATAGACTTTTTATTGTCACCATTACACCAAATTCTTCAAACGGGGTTTGGAGCAAAGACACAGCATTGTCAGCCTTGCAGGATGACAGCTGACTTGTGGTCAGGGAGACGACCCTCCACCTGCTTTGTTTTGGGATCAACACGAACATGCCGCTCTGAAGCGGGAACAACAATAATGCAGACTTTCTGTGGGCTGACCTAAGAACCTTGTGTGACGGAATATTGCTGAGGTATTCGTTTTTTTGTTGGCACAGCTAAGTCTCGATGAAAAAATTCTTTGCACCTCAACCACCCTCGGGTAAAACATTTCTGGTACCCTTTTCATCTTTTAAGGATGATGACAGCTTTTACAACatgaagacaaaagacaaaaagacagctGGCTCATCTATCTTTTAACAagcacaaaaaaagacaaaataaagttTAGTTTTTAGTTTTCCCATATCTAGAAGGACAGCTTGCTATGACTTATTTATTAACCTTGGATGACTCCACTGTGGGGGTGTGTCGTCTTTGTGAGTTGTGGAGAATCGATCGATGAGAGACCGTTTAGATGTATCACCAACAGAAGGTGTACTTGAGCTTGAATCACATCTGTGTTTATGGTCTTGGGCAAGGACAACTGGGAAGAGTACATCAGCGCCGCCCGCTGCCTTGACTTGTGATAGAGGGTGTGAATAAAGGCGGGTGTGAATGAATAATAACAGGTGTACAAATGCCCTTGGCCATGATGACCAGCAGGGGCAGTAGGAGGCAATGTTTAGCAGCTGACGAGAAACCTCTTGAGGAATGTATTTCAGAACTTGAGTCCAAAACAAGCATGACCAAAATTACTTTCTGAAATGAATTTAAGGGTCAAAACTTCTTTAAAAATGGACAGAAATTAGCAATGAGCAAACTTCACGCTCATTTCCTTAGTAATATATGGTTGGTCAGTTTCTACTGGTGTATTGTGTGTGCTGGTGGCCTGGGCACACTTATAACTCCTGTGATGCGCAAAATGTTGTGTTCAAGTTACATTTGGTACCCACTGTATATTCATGTTGTATGATGATCAACTACAATAGGCATTTGAAATTATCTCTGGGGCCAATCAAAAGTACACCGCTAGCCAGATTTGGCCCAGTAGTTTGACAACCTTGACCTGGCGAGAGTCAGAGAGTAGAGCagggtttctcaatgggggctctacagcccctgcAGGGGCcttagggagcccttggggaaCATTGAGAAAGAGACAGCTAAGAGGTGGCATGCTCAATCGAAATTGGGGGGCATCAGTCtattttaatttttcaatatgggggggggggctgacttGTTATGCGGTAAAgggggcattggtaggcttaGGCTTAGGTAAAGGCactgtttgttcaaaaaagatggAGAACCACTGAGTTACAGTTTGACATCTTTGGTCTAAAATCTTGTTAGGTTTGCCCTTCCACCTCTCCAgactctctcggtctctctcggtctctctcggtctctctctctctctctctctctctctctctctctctctctcacacacacacacacacagacatacaaatacacacacacacacacacacacacacacacacacacacacacacacacacacacacacacacacacacacacacacacacacaaacacacaatttgtctggtctggtctggtctggtctaacACCACATTTGGCATATGCTTCCGATAGTTAACTCCCGAGATACTAGAGCTCTACCCTAGTCGTAGCCTAGCCATCCCTCTATGGCATTAGTGTGAGGCCAAGACCAGGCTACTGGAGCTCCTTCTCTGCAGTAAAAACAAGGGCTTTCCTTGATTGTGGGTCAAGTTCCTGACTAAGTTAGGTTAGGTAGTATCAGTAATGGAGTTATTTTGGATGCAAACAAGCAGAAATGACGTCTGAAGGCCTTTATCCTTCCTTTATCCTTCCTTTAGCTTGTGAAATAGCACATTGGGGAGATGAGGGTTTGGCTCCTACAGGTGCAGGCTACATGATGTTCTGCAGATCCTGAACTGAACCAGTAGGCTATCTATCTAATGTGCTTCCATTTGTCACTCAATATGCTACTACAACTACCACCACTTTTGCCTATTTCTTATTAAAAGCTAATTtaagaaaaatgtaaacatcacttTCAAATAGACCTTAATTCAAAGACAAGTCGATGAGTCTATTTCCTAGACGACAGATTGAAATATTGTTTGTTAGCTTTGATCATGTTTTCAGAGGTTAAAATACAGAGCTGAATGGTCTTAAATCGTTCCGAAATTACGCATATGTGGGTAGGCATGCTTTACCAATACAACAATAAGCGaacaaagacccccccccccttcacgaTGTACATCTTTGGTTGGACTGGCTTCCTCTAGCGTCGTCGAGCGTAAACAATCTTTACTTTTGTACAGATGCGAACAATAGACACCATTACGCATCACGACTAACGCACAAAATGTGCTCTTCCCCGTGCCCGATACGCACAGTTTTagaaccattttttttaaatcaccttCGCTAGTCTTGTCTTTTTTATTCTGCACAATTATGTTCTGTCTTTCACACTTTTGTGGTAAGTGATTGGAAACACTGATGCAATATTCCAAGAACTTGAGAAATCAGAATGGCTCGTTTTCACCGTCAATTCACCTGTAATTATAAAATCATATGGACctgacagctgtgagctgtggtgctgtgggcgcgtgcgtgcgcgagagCTCTTCTCACACAAAAAGGATGCTGGGCTCAACTAGGCTGCCACCCTTGCTGCCGCGTGCTTGACAACATCCATCTCCATCACTGTGTTGTtaacacacgcgcgagcacacCGTGTCGTGCAGCAAGGCACAGAATATGTATTTTGGTTTTGATAGGCTAGAGTTAACACGAAGGAACCATTTGGCCATTCGGTTTACACACCCGAAGCCTGCTGATGCCAGTGCACGACATCGTCAAAGCGACAGCGAGTCGTCTTTATTTGCCCGGCCCTGAGGGATACGAAAAGACCGGGGCGTCAGTATTCTGAAAACCTCTCCGAATGAAGACAGTGGCAATAATGGACCTCAAAGTTGAGCCAGGAGAAATGGACTGCGACCAGCCGCCTCCAATTGAGGTTTTTGCCAATACTTCAACGCTGCACGGCATTTCGCACATTTTCTCCTATGACCGGATCAGCATCAGACGCTGCCTGTGGCTGGTGTTTTTTCTGAGCTCCCTGACGCTCTTGTTGTATGTGTGCACGGACAGGATTCAGTTTTACTTGGAGTACCCGCACGTTACCAAGCTGGATGAAATCACGACTCCTGTGATGGTGTTTCCCGCCGTCACGTTCTGTAACCTCAACTCCTTTCGCTTCAGTAAAGTCACGCGCAATGACCTGTACCACGCGGGAGAGCTGCTTGCATTGCTTGGTCCCAGGTGAGTAATTGAATGATACTTTTTATATGTATTGTGAAGTCCCCAGTCTCtctcactcagtgtgtgtgtgtgtgtgtgtgtgtgtgtgtgtgtgtgtgtgtgtgagtgagtgagtgagtgagtgagagagtgtccaGTCTGTTGTAAACTGGTGACTTTGTGTTTCACTCTATTGTCATAGCCTACTTCATACTTTTAACGcaaatacgcacacgcgcacacaaattcATTCACACACTCCTCTTCACCACCTCTCCGGTCACTATTGTTCCTCGGGCGTTAGTCAGGCACACTGGCAGCTACAGCTTTAATAATTTGTTTTGCAGGTTTTCTCCAGATGTGCGAACACACTGCGTGGTATACATGCTCTGGGCTGTCTGTCATGCTCGTCCTTGCTATTATCATATAAAAActtgaatgtgttcacttctcTTGCACCTGTTGCTCATCCGAATTTACCTTTCTTGATCAAAACACACAACTAGGTGTGGTGGTCAGCCTTTTGGCTATCATTTGGCTTTACTATGTTATACATGGGCCGGCCTAGCTGATACAATACTACCTGACCAAAATGGCTTCTCTTTTTCTACAAGTGTATGTCACCAAACTATACCCAAATGTCCCCAACGTGTGCTTGGAAGTTTTGAAGATGGCTCAACAAAGAGGTGATGGGACAGAATGCAGGTCACACTAATTGATAGCCAGAGCCAAGGGCTATTCCTATCACACAATTATCCTCTATGCTCCCCTCTTTCTGTCAGGGTTGCATTTTTTTCCCAAACAAGTGACAAGGACAGGTGGTACCAAGCAGACACTATCTGAGCATCCAGGCTGGGGTGCACAGCAgtgccaaggtttttttttttttttggaccgtcTTCAAGGCTTTTCATAATTTTCTGCATGAGAGGAACTGGAACAGAGGCAGagagccatgagagagagagagagagagagagagagagagagagagagagagagagagagagagagaggaccacacCAGCAGAGACACATGAGGCATAAATAGAACTGCCTGGCTTACTCGTCCACTTATTTGCCGCTAAGCCAGGCTAATTTGACAGCTGCTGGGGAGTTTAACTAGACTTTACTCTTTTTAATTTTGAGGTCCACAAAGCACTGTTTGCCAGTTTAATCATTTTTAGGCTCCAGATTCAATACACCCGGAGAATACAAATGGGTTCTCGAACATAGAGGTTTTACAAGGTGATGAAACTTGGAATAGGCCTAACATGCACGACAGGAGatcaattttatttatttcttgatCTTGAGGGCCAAAGTCCACTGCATGAAACTTTGGTCATTTCGGGAGGAATTCAGTGAAATAATACTTGAGATACAAGCTGGTTTCCCTGCACTGAAGTTTATGAGATGATGATATTGGAAATATCTCACATGGCAGAAAATCAATAAGGAATTAACTTGGTGGGAGTTGGTTATTTGGCAGCAGTAGAACTGGACGTAAAGTCTTCACAGTTTAGGCAGCTGTTACAAACAGCCATTTATGTATAAGgaacatttttttgtcttttgaaaATATTTGAAGCTCAGTTGTGTTTGCCTGGGGCACATTGtgctttttttatttgtattttgagGACAAAATGTATATGGATTGTAAGGTAGTTCTGTCTGCCCCATTTCATTTAAATCCTCATTTATCACATTTAAATTAAGTCATTATGGATGTTGTTTTAATATCGATTTGCACATTGCTCCATTTTCTCAGTATCACAGTGTCGGTGTTGGTGTCAAAAGTTTAAAACTAAAGTCACTAAACTAAAGCCATACGAGTGCAGTCAAGTCTGTTTTGTACCACAGTGGGCCGCTACAATAATGCTGGCTTCTTGGTCTTTGAGGAAGACACGGGTGTGTCCAGCCCAGTCTGTCCTCATTGGCTTCTTggtcttttctttcctcctctcgctCCTACTgagctgtgcgtgtatgtgcactgGCCCTCTTACTTTACACTATGTGCTGAGCAGTTCTTCACCGCTGATCTCTGTCTACTCTACAGTACCTCCTGTGTTCTGTCCAGATACCCGCTGCTTTCTGCTCATGTATTACCATACTGTTCTTTTGTTGTCAGCTGAAAGAAAATCTTGGAATTGAAAAAATGAAGATATTATAAAAGATGAATTATGCACTTGTATCACAAATACAGGAATTAAAATGGTATGATAATTGTAGAGTAACATATTTATTACTTTGCAGTGACCTCATTGAAATGCTTTTTTTCTTACATTAATGAACAGCATTTAATGGATACCTCTCTTCTCTAAAGCACTACCAAACATCTTCTTTTAGAGTAAGATAACCCAAACTCtgtccacccaatgcaaaggcgtGGGATTAAGTTTGGTCtcttaagggggcgttgtcccctccttcttgtcTTTGTGTGGCATTTGGTTTCGGCTTGCGTGaaatgtgcgctaccgccatctacaatgCCAAGGGAACTCCCTTCATTCCCAActgtaagactccaaaggtctcctaaccgaagctctcctaaaacaggtgaaaaaacatctgagcctatcatatattaactaggttagtgc encodes:
- the spryd4 gene encoding SPRY domain-containing protein 4, which gives rise to MALPLSMAGCRLAGRTVGNLLFRQPRRMLLTNRRCFVSATAINNLQFKLDEKTAHSSLDLFKRDTAVIYRILGLDPSHVRNNPERFHDWAVVFGDSQITSGRHYWEVTVRKSQEFRVGVAEAAMSRHECIGTNNTSWVFAYAQRKWLAMTTNKMVPVPVIGKPDRVGVLLDYEAGRLSLVDTQKNKVIHTIRAPFRGPLCPAFALWDGELLTHSGLEVPEGLN